The Pimelobacter simplex genome window below encodes:
- a CDS encoding GIY-YIG nuclease family protein: protein MTLTFAAIIASAGLDPAEALVIRHAYVREHEDGTVGIHGDSSDAEILAYTSVQSANTRTFPAAPPRIWIVFRPEGGDRARLWSVLVNHGETNHDGLRRTFHLEHSELMADLRNRLVIQWRSPRTWRINATTAAAYPVMEIADSEPVRFPGFDALTLDYPQLQAVIREHRYAAWRTALSSVIGIYLITDTRDGRQYVGKADGAETIWQRWAAYATNGHGGNVELRNLDPSSFRLSVLRVFDPATPTREIDAAESHFKHALDSRRHGLNRN from the coding sequence ATGACGCTGACCTTCGCCGCAATCATCGCCAGCGCGGGCCTCGATCCGGCCGAGGCCCTGGTCATCCGGCACGCCTATGTACGCGAGCACGAAGACGGGACCGTGGGCATCCACGGCGACTCCTCAGACGCCGAGATCCTCGCCTACACCAGCGTCCAGTCCGCCAACACCCGCACCTTCCCGGCCGCGCCTCCCCGGATCTGGATCGTGTTCCGGCCCGAGGGAGGTGATCGTGCCCGGCTGTGGTCGGTCCTGGTGAACCACGGCGAGACGAATCACGACGGGCTACGGCGGACCTTCCACCTCGAGCACTCCGAGCTGATGGCCGACCTGCGGAATCGGCTGGTGATCCAGTGGCGCTCCCCGCGCACCTGGCGGATCAACGCGACGACCGCCGCCGCGTACCCGGTGATGGAGATCGCCGACTCCGAGCCGGTGCGGTTCCCAGGGTTCGACGCCCTGACGCTGGACTACCCCCAGCTGCAGGCCGTCATCCGTGAGCATCGCTACGCCGCTTGGCGGACCGCGCTGTCCTCCGTCATCGGGATCTACCTGATCACCGACACGCGCGACGGACGACAGTACGTCGGCAAGGCTGACGGCGCCGAGACCATCTGGCAACGCTGGGCCGCATACGCCACCAACGGCCACGGAGGCAACGTTGAGCTCCGCAACCTCGATCCTTCGAGCTTCCGGCTGTCGGTGCTTCGGGTGTTCGATCCAGCCACCCCCACCAGGGAAATCGACGCGGCCGAGAGCCACTTCAAGCACGCGCTCGACTCCCGCCGGCACGGGCTCAACCGCAACTGA